Sequence from the Bacillus sp. es.036 genome:
CCTAGGCATCATAATTAATACGCGATCTTGCGGTGCTAATCCTCCACTTGTTAAAGCACCGGCAATGCGGTTTGCCTTTTCAAATAATTGCTTATATGTAATTTCCTGCTCGTCACCTTGATCGCTTCGCCATTTTAAAGCAACCTTGTCTTCATTAGAAACAAATCGTTCCATTTCACTTGTTAAATTATAATATTCTGGTGCAATTAAATCTTGCATTGTGTGCCTCCTCTATTATGTAATAGTTACATTATACACAAAAGTATGAAAGTTTTGAATCTAATCTAACGAAAACATCCGCACATATAACGCTGCTATAGATCAACAAAAAAGAGGAAGATGCTGATGCATCTTCCTCTGAGCCAATTTATTCAATTATTTGGAATATCCTCCGAACTGTTGTTCAGACTGCTGAACAAGACGCTTTGTAATCTCGCCACCAACTGACCCGTTTGAACGTGAAGTTGAATCAGGACCAAGATTCACGCCAAATTCAGAAGCAATTTCATATTTCATTTGATCTAGAGCTTGCTGTACACCTGGAACTACAAGGTTGTTTGAACTGTTGTTTGCCATGAGTTAATCACCTCCTTACTCATATC
This genomic interval carries:
- a CDS encoding alpha/beta-type small acid-soluble spore protein codes for the protein MANNSSNNLVVPGVQQALDQMKYEIASEFGVNLGPDSTSRSNGSVGGEITKRLVQQSEQQFGGYSK